The following coding sequences are from one Bifidobacterium sp. window:
- the typA gene encoding translational GTPase TypA, protein MAVRGDIRNVAIVAHVDHGKTTLVNAMLKQSNVFSEREEVPDRVLDSNALEREKGITILAKNTAVQYTGPLAEELGEPEGITINVVDTPGHADFGGEVERGISMVDGVVLLVDASEGPLPQTRFVLRKALEAKLPVILCVNKTDRPDARIEEVVSESTDLLLGLAQDVSEEGIDLDLDALLDLPVIYCAAKVGHASTEKPADGEAPDNDDLEPLFDAILKNIPAPHYDENAPLQAHVTNIDASDYLGRLGLVRIYNGTLVKGKNYGLSRVDGSLENFKLTEVLRTKGLERVPVEEAGPGDIVAIAGVSDIMIGETIVDPNDPKPLPLIHVDEPAISMTFGTNDSPLVGTEGKDHKLTARMLNDRLQRELIGNVSIHVVPTERPDAWEVQGRGELALAILAEEMRREGYELTVGRPQVVTKIIDGKINEPMEATTIDVPDEYMGTVTQLLAERKGRMDSMSNHGSGWVRIEFTVPSRGLIGFRTALLSATRGTGIASSISAGYAPWAGAIVTRQNGSMVADRQGKASPYAMQKLQARGNFFVQPQAAVYEGQVVGVTNKPGDLDINVTLEKHMTNMRSATADVLETLTPPINMSLEESLDFANEDECVEVTPESIRIRKIILDRDQWYKWYSKQRRQNQNS, encoded by the coding sequence ATGGCGGTTCGTGGCGATATTCGAAATGTGGCGATCGTGGCACACGTTGATCACGGCAAGACAACCTTGGTAAACGCGATGCTCAAGCAGTCGAATGTCTTCTCAGAGAGGGAAGAGGTCCCGGATCGCGTGCTCGATTCCAACGCGCTAGAGCGTGAAAAGGGCATCACCATCTTGGCGAAGAACACTGCTGTGCAATATACCGGCCCTCTGGCCGAAGAACTCGGTGAACCTGAAGGCATCACCATTAACGTGGTGGATACCCCAGGCCACGCTGATTTCGGAGGTGAAGTCGAGCGCGGTATCTCCATGGTTGACGGTGTAGTGCTGTTGGTCGATGCATCCGAAGGTCCATTGCCGCAGACTCGTTTTGTGCTTCGTAAGGCTTTGGAAGCTAAACTCCCAGTAATTCTTTGTGTAAACAAGACTGACCGCCCTGATGCGCGAATCGAAGAGGTTGTATCTGAAAGCACCGATTTGCTGCTAGGTCTCGCACAGGATGTGAGCGAAGAAGGTATCGATCTTGACCTTGATGCTCTGCTAGATTTGCCAGTAATATACTGCGCAGCCAAAGTCGGTCATGCTTCGACTGAAAAACCAGCTGATGGTGAAGCACCTGATAATGATGATCTTGAGCCGCTATTCGATGCAATCCTCAAGAACATTCCAGCTCCTCACTACGATGAGAACGCCCCACTGCAAGCCCACGTAACCAATATTGACGCTTCCGACTACCTCGGACGCTTGGGCTTGGTACGTATTTACAACGGCACATTGGTCAAGGGCAAAAATTATGGGCTCTCTCGTGTCGACGGTTCACTCGAAAACTTCAAGCTCACCGAAGTATTGCGTACCAAAGGTCTTGAGCGTGTTCCTGTTGAGGAAGCAGGCCCAGGGGATATCGTCGCAATCGCAGGTGTGTCTGACATCATGATTGGCGAGACCATCGTTGATCCTAATGATCCGAAGCCACTGCCATTAATTCATGTTGATGAGCCAGCGATTTCGATGACCTTCGGAACCAACGATTCACCGTTGGTGGGTACCGAAGGCAAAGATCACAAGCTAACTGCTCGTATGCTCAACGATCGTCTTCAGCGAGAGCTGATTGGTAACGTCTCCATTCATGTGGTTCCAACCGAGCGTCCTGATGCTTGGGAAGTTCAGGGCCGTGGCGAACTCGCACTGGCCATTCTCGCCGAAGAAATGCGCCGCGAAGGATACGAGCTCACTGTAGGGCGTCCTCAGGTAGTGACCAAGATTATTGATGGCAAGATCAATGAGCCTATGGAAGCAACCACGATTGATGTGCCGGATGAATACATGGGCACTGTGACTCAGCTGTTGGCTGAGCGCAAGGGTCGCATGGATTCCATGAGCAATCACGGCTCCGGCTGGGTGCGCATCGAATTCACTGTTCCAAGCCGTGGCTTAATCGGATTCCGCACTGCACTGCTCAGCGCCACCCGTGGAACAGGTATCGCCTCTTCAATCTCTGCCGGTTATGCACCGTGGGCAGGTGCCATCGTCACCCGTCAGAATGGTTCGATGGTTGCAGATCGTCAAGGTAAAGCAAGTCCTTACGCCATGCAGAAGCTTCAGGCTCGTGGTAACTTCTTCGTACAGCCGCAGGCAGCGGTCTATGAAGGACAGGTTGTTGGTGTAACCAATAAGCCTGGCGACCTTGATATCAATGTCACTTTGGAAAAGCATATGACTAATATGCGTTCCGCCACCGCGGATGTGCTCGAGACCTTAACGCCTCCGATCAACATGAGCCTTGAGGAGTCCTTGGACTTCGCCAATGAGGATGAATGTGTCGAAGTAACCCCTGAGAGCATACGTATCCGGAAGATTATTCTTGATCGCGATCAGTGGTACAAGTGGTATTCCAAGCAGCGTCGTCAGAATCAAAACAGCTGA
- a CDS encoding MFS transporter — protein MQKSTEHSEVSSSSHNYQEHSAHQIPSQTEALSRNQRLDRLPINRAHKKLLVASGIGWAFDAMDVGLVSFVVAAIAADPHFQLTLSERSWVLSIGFVGMAIGAALGGFLADRIGRKTVFTATLVIFGIASAGMALSMTLVALLLARFVIGLGLGAELPVASTLISEFSPAAHRGRMTVLLESFWAIGWIIAAAIGYYVIPNTGDWGWRWALLIGAAPLLYAIVARIHIPESVRYLESKGLDDRAEEAVRYFEQAGGVSPVESPRQAPLTKIPTRALFAPQFRGRTAAIWFTWFFVNFAYYGAFTWMPSLLTEQFGSLTSSFGYSLIIALAQLPGYFLAAWLVEIWGRRRTLCSFLAVSAIAALLFSQANTVAQVLGFGMLLSAANLGAWGVLYAITPEIYPTRLRAAAAGAAASVGRLAAIAAPLLVPLMLTVGHGEKTVTFVVFCVAFALACVSALFLPEFRGKQLED, from the coding sequence ATGCAGAAGTCAACGGAGCACAGTGAAGTTTCCTCATCGTCGCATAATTACCAAGAGCATTCAGCTCATCAGATACCGTCCCAGACGGAGGCACTGAGCAGGAATCAGCGTTTGGATCGCTTGCCGATTAATCGTGCCCACAAGAAATTGCTTGTCGCATCTGGTATAGGGTGGGCTTTTGATGCCATGGATGTGGGTTTGGTCTCATTTGTTGTGGCTGCGATTGCGGCTGATCCCCATTTCCAACTCACTCTTAGTGAACGGTCATGGGTGTTATCGATCGGTTTCGTCGGCATGGCTATCGGCGCTGCTCTTGGAGGTTTTCTAGCCGACCGGATTGGGCGCAAGACGGTATTTACCGCTACCTTAGTGATATTTGGCATAGCCAGTGCAGGTATGGCGTTATCTATGACCTTGGTGGCCCTGCTACTGGCCAGATTCGTGATAGGTCTTGGCTTGGGTGCTGAACTTCCTGTTGCATCGACGCTGATTAGTGAGTTCTCGCCAGCTGCGCATCGTGGGAGGATGACAGTATTACTTGAGTCATTTTGGGCAATCGGCTGGATTATCGCGGCAGCAATCGGCTACTACGTCATTCCCAACACAGGAGATTGGGGATGGCGCTGGGCTCTTCTTATCGGTGCGGCTCCGCTGCTTTATGCGATTGTTGCGAGAATTCACATTCCAGAATCTGTACGATATTTGGAATCAAAGGGATTGGATGATCGTGCAGAAGAGGCTGTGCGCTACTTTGAACAGGCTGGTGGAGTGTCGCCGGTTGAATCTCCGCGGCAAGCCCCACTCACTAAAATTCCGACAAGAGCGTTATTTGCACCACAGTTCAGAGGACGGACCGCTGCAATATGGTTTACGTGGTTCTTTGTAAACTTCGCATACTATGGGGCCTTCACGTGGATGCCTTCGTTATTGACTGAGCAATTCGGCTCGTTAACTAGCTCCTTTGGATATTCGCTGATTATTGCATTAGCTCAATTACCAGGATATTTCTTAGCTGCTTGGCTAGTTGAAATATGGGGTAGAAGACGCACGTTGTGCTCATTTTTAGCAGTCTCAGCGATTGCTGCTCTGCTCTTTTCGCAAGCAAACACGGTTGCACAAGTGTTGGGTTTTGGCATGCTACTTTCGGCTGCAAACCTCGGGGCATGGGGCGTATTGTATGCGATTACGCCTGAGATATACCCAACGAGATTACGTGCCGCTGCTGCAGGTGCTGCTGCCTCAGTTGGACGCTTAGCTGCAATAGCTGCCCCACTGTTGGTGCCTCTGATGTTGACGGTTGGGCATGGTGAGAAAACCGTAACTTTTGTAGTGTTTTGCGTAGCATTTGCGCTCGCTTGCGTGAGTGCGCTGTTTCTGCCTGAATTCCGGGGCAAGCAGTTGGAAGATTAG
- the scpB gene encoding SMC-Scp complex subunit ScpB, protein MQDSEDLGSDHDAEIIISEAAEHNQSPKPIDTRPEYVDFDVDDFPGGLLACLEAMLMAADQPQHSTDLARVLSISEQQVADALSTLCDEYEENSSRRRRGFELRHTARGWQYCSRPEYESVVSAFVTDGQSARLSQAALEALSIIAYKQPITRAQVAAIRGVNSDGVIRSLSIRGLIREDGVEADTRAGLLVTTPEFLDHMGLESLADLPSLAPFLPQADTVLDEEDR, encoded by the coding sequence ATGCAAGATTCTGAAGACCTAGGTAGTGACCATGATGCAGAGATAATAATCAGTGAGGCAGCAGAGCACAATCAAAGTCCTAAGCCCATAGACACTAGACCAGAATATGTGGATTTCGATGTTGATGATTTTCCAGGGGGACTCCTCGCTTGTCTTGAAGCTATGCTGATGGCCGCAGATCAACCTCAGCACAGTACCGATCTCGCTAGAGTGCTGTCTATAAGTGAACAACAGGTAGCAGATGCTCTTTCAACTCTATGTGATGAGTATGAGGAAAATAGTTCGAGACGTAGGCGCGGTTTTGAACTCAGACACACTGCTAGGGGCTGGCAGTACTGCAGCAGACCAGAATATGAGAGCGTGGTGTCCGCATTCGTCACTGATGGGCAAAGTGCCAGATTGTCTCAAGCTGCGCTAGAAGCCTTATCGATTATTGCCTACAAACAGCCGATTACCAGAGCACAGGTCGCTGCTATCCGTGGGGTGAATTCAGACGGGGTGATACGTTCCCTATCCATTCGCGGGCTCATACGGGAGGATGGTGTGGAGGCAGACACGCGAGCAGGATTGCTGGTAACAACTCCTGAGTTCCTCGACCACATGGGTTTGGAAAGTCTTGCCGATTTGCCGTCACTGGCTCCATTCCTCCCACAGGCCGATACAGTCCTCGACGAGGAAGACAGGTAG
- a CDS encoding segregation and condensation protein A — translation MNMNDEAVRNNTGLYAPSERQFSEALAPEGLSSNVPSPDTSVASEAQESGFLVTLDVYQGPFDALLGMIANKRLELTEVSLSSITEEFIAYVRQLNFEDSLDEASAFLDVAAVLIEAKSAALLPGGADGEHDEQSMEALRERDLIFARLLQYKAFKRAGDDFRARLLANAGRFPHKPENDRSFAAMLPVLQWDIDGEALAKIAAQVLANAPLTEVSVAQLHVPIVDLQQQASLVRQRLTAAKGTVMTFTALIADAQSTMEKVARFLAILAFFKQGAIHVKQAGPFEELYLRWDTDLESTQEVSMSANDFA, via the coding sequence ATGAACATGAATGACGAGGCTGTCCGCAACAATACAGGGTTATATGCACCCTCTGAGAGGCAATTCTCCGAAGCATTAGCTCCGGAAGGACTATCCTCAAATGTGCCGTCTCCTGATACATCTGTGGCTAGTGAAGCACAGGAATCAGGTTTCTTGGTTACCTTAGATGTGTATCAAGGGCCATTTGATGCATTACTGGGGATGATTGCAAATAAACGTCTTGAGCTGACCGAGGTCTCGCTTTCTTCTATTACTGAGGAATTTATCGCCTATGTCCGTCAGTTGAATTTTGAAGACAGTCTGGATGAGGCTAGTGCTTTCCTGGATGTTGCAGCAGTACTGATTGAAGCCAAAAGCGCTGCACTTCTCCCAGGTGGTGCTGACGGTGAGCATGATGAGCAAAGCATGGAAGCTCTGCGTGAGCGAGATTTGATTTTTGCGCGGTTATTGCAGTACAAAGCGTTCAAACGTGCTGGTGATGATTTCCGTGCCAGATTGCTCGCTAATGCTGGTAGATTCCCTCATAAACCTGAAAATGACCGTTCATTCGCGGCTATGCTTCCAGTTCTGCAGTGGGATATTGACGGCGAAGCGCTGGCCAAAATTGCTGCGCAGGTGCTGGCTAATGCGCCATTAACTGAGGTCTCGGTGGCGCAGCTCCACGTACCAATTGTGGATCTTCAGCAGCAGGCTTCTTTAGTGAGGCAAAGACTTACGGCCGCCAAGGGAACGGTTATGACTTTCACCGCGTTGATTGCTGATGCGCAATCGACCATGGAGAAGGTGGCGCGGTTCTTAGCGATCTTGGCATTTTTCAAGCAAGGTGCCATACACGTGAAGCAGGCAGGCCCATTCGAAGAGCTCTATCTCAGATGGGACACCGATTTAGAAAGTACTCAAGAAGTCTCGATGAGTGCCAATGACTTCGCTTAG
- a CDS encoding ParA family protein, whose product MPTDLLGREYDTFAAPEPLNQHGPARVVAMCNQKGGVGKTTSSINIAGALSLYGRRVLIVDFDPQGAATVGLGINANSVDNTIYTALFNPSMDVHEVVVHTRFPNLDIIPANIDLSAAEVQLVTEVGREQVLSGTLRPLRDEYDLIIIDCQPSLGLLTVNALTAADGVIIPVAAEFFALRGVALLMQSIEKVRNRINPSLEVYGVLVTMYTRTLHSEEVLQRIFEAFKGKVFHTVITRSIKLPDATVSGAPISMYAPAHKTSKEYREVARELIARGIVA is encoded by the coding sequence ATGCCTACGGATTTGCTTGGGCGAGAGTATGACACCTTCGCCGCCCCTGAACCACTGAACCAACATGGACCAGCCCGCGTGGTTGCTATGTGCAACCAAAAGGGTGGAGTTGGTAAGACAACCAGTTCTATCAACATAGCTGGAGCCTTGAGTTTATATGGTCGCAGGGTACTGATTGTGGATTTTGATCCGCAAGGTGCTGCCACAGTAGGTTTGGGTATTAACGCCAACAGTGTAGATAACACGATTTATACGGCACTGTTTAACCCTTCCATGGATGTTCATGAAGTTGTGGTGCACACACGTTTTCCCAATCTCGACATCATCCCCGCGAATATCGATCTGTCGGCTGCCGAAGTTCAACTGGTAACTGAGGTTGGTAGAGAGCAAGTCTTATCCGGCACTCTTCGCCCGCTTCGTGACGAGTATGATCTCATTATTATTGATTGTCAGCCCTCGCTAGGCCTACTTACTGTGAACGCACTCACTGCTGCGGACGGTGTAATTATTCCCGTCGCTGCCGAGTTTTTCGCACTTCGTGGTGTGGCCCTCCTGATGCAGTCAATTGAGAAGGTTCGCAATCGCATTAATCCTTCGCTAGAGGTCTACGGTGTGTTGGTAACGATGTATACCCGCACATTGCATTCAGAAGAAGTATTGCAGCGCATCTTCGAGGCATTCAAAGGCAAGGTCTTCCATACGGTTATTACGAGGTCGATTAAATTGCCTGATGCCACAGTTTCAGGAGCACCGATCAGTATGTACGCGCCCGCTCACAAGACTTCAAAGGAATATCGAGAGGTCGCCAGAGAACTTATTGCACGCGGTATTGTCGCGTAA
- a CDS encoding extracellular solute-binding protein, with the protein MNNINATRLATTSIITLLILGGCSSGVGNDSASDDSSAVAFTPATSGELHIYTWSDYYPDDLLKSFEEDTGIKTTIDYYESNEVLMSKLQATSGSGYDVVVPSDYAVELLADEGLLQQINALDLPNGKNIEDDFRQVYFDKGRKYSAPYLYGTTGYMYDSSLLAAGETAPDSWKDYFTSDAAWNASPGIFNDQTDGVNAALRASGGEPCSTDPTELQAAQDLLTEYKKKVQNISSDSVIDRLISGENSVAMIWNGAGHRVSEQKSSMDYVYPSEGMSSYQDNWAVPSGAENVQQALTFINWMMEPENIAAAANYQGYDAGITGVDELLDDSLRNDPAVSPPDDAKIELVPTCSNEAINNYTKIWESFKS; encoded by the coding sequence ATGAACAATATAAACGCAACCAGACTCGCAACAACATCCATCATCACGCTACTTATCTTGGGAGGCTGCTCATCAGGCGTCGGCAACGACAGTGCATCAGATGATTCTTCGGCAGTCGCTTTTACCCCTGCCACTAGCGGCGAACTGCATATATATACTTGGTCGGACTATTACCCCGACGATTTGCTCAAAAGCTTCGAAGAAGATACTGGCATCAAAACTACAATCGATTACTACGAAAGCAATGAAGTCTTGATGTCTAAGCTCCAAGCAACCTCTGGCAGTGGATATGACGTGGTTGTTCCAAGCGACTATGCAGTCGAACTGTTGGCAGATGAGGGCTTGCTGCAACAGATCAATGCTCTTGATTTACCCAACGGCAAGAATATTGAAGATGATTTTCGACAAGTATATTTTGATAAAGGCAGGAAATATTCGGCACCATATTTGTATGGCACCACTGGATATATGTATGACTCATCTTTACTTGCAGCAGGTGAAACAGCACCTGACAGTTGGAAAGACTACTTCACTTCTGATGCAGCTTGGAATGCCAGTCCTGGAATTTTCAACGACCAAACAGATGGTGTTAATGCTGCGCTGAGAGCCAGTGGTGGGGAACCCTGCTCAACAGACCCGACTGAGTTACAAGCTGCCCAAGACTTGCTCACAGAGTATAAGAAGAAAGTACAAAACATCAGTTCTGACTCTGTTATTGATCGACTGATCTCTGGAGAAAACTCAGTTGCCATGATCTGGAATGGTGCAGGGCACAGAGTCAGTGAGCAGAAATCGAGTATGGATTATGTCTATCCGTCAGAAGGCATGTCCTCATATCAAGATAATTGGGCAGTGCCTTCCGGTGCAGAAAATGTGCAACAAGCTTTGACCTTTATCAACTGGATGATGGAGCCTGAGAATATAGCAGCTGCTGCTAATTATCAGGGATATGACGCCGGCATTACAGGTGTAGATGAGCTTCTTGACGACAGTCTGCGTAACGATCCTGCAGTGAGTCCGCCTGATGATGCCAAAATCGAGCTCGTTCCAACTTGCTCAAATGAAGCTATCAACAATTACACCAAAATCTGGGAAAGCTTTAAATCGTGA
- a CDS encoding amidohydrolase codes for MTKAKQQDEKVSSQSDYFSRRNSPHSNLQPSNLQPSNLSSDEILTLTNARIWINSTQRSSTISFQHGKVLAYGEEADHLAKQGKILDMDGACVIPAFSDGHCHPIFGGMESMGPAISALQSVEDILSEVAQWAAAHPESSWVIGASYDPSLSPGGSFDARWLDEAVPDRPCYLRAHDYHSLWCNSEALRVAGISSDTPEPELGSIDRRDDGSPLGTLREWHAVDLVMAKAPRSDRDDLARALRIACAEQNRFGITWMQDAWVDEGMHTPYVDLLQQGALNVRSNLAQRADPHYWKEQSAGFLKVRQEISEVAQTMHAEDMLSARTIKYFADGVIESGTGAMLDPYDNSDSTGMEVWKREELLQAVAHFDALGFQTHIHAIGDRAVRNALDAIAYAIQTNPRWDRRPVITHCQLIQPIDIPRFAALGITANVEAYWAQMDPLMVELTAPRLAARSDLQYPFASLKSSGTRLAHGSDWPVSSNNPLLAIATAVTRQTASGHPEGGWIPAERLKVRSAMAMATEGSAYQAWTDTFRGSLDVGKHADFAVLDADPDSIGVHRLGNITVLQTWLKGTRVY; via the coding sequence GTGACTAAAGCCAAACAGCAAGATGAGAAGGTATCCTCACAATCTGACTATTTCTCACGCAGGAATTCCCCACACAGTAATCTCCAACCCAGCAACCTCCAACCCAGTAATCTCTCATCTGATGAAATACTGACACTGACGAATGCCAGAATTTGGATTAATAGCACTCAACGAAGTTCAACAATAAGCTTTCAACATGGCAAAGTACTTGCTTACGGAGAAGAGGCCGACCATCTGGCAAAGCAGGGCAAGATATTAGATATGGACGGCGCATGCGTGATTCCAGCCTTCTCAGACGGCCACTGTCATCCCATCTTTGGCGGTATGGAGAGTATGGGTCCGGCAATCAGTGCGTTGCAATCTGTAGAAGACATTCTCAGCGAGGTTGCACAGTGGGCAGCTGCACATCCTGAGTCGTCGTGGGTGATTGGTGCCAGCTATGATCCTTCGCTCTCCCCTGGCGGCAGCTTTGACGCTCGCTGGTTAGATGAGGCAGTGCCAGATCGCCCATGCTATTTGCGCGCGCATGATTACCATTCATTATGGTGCAACAGTGAAGCATTGCGCGTTGCAGGAATCAGCTCTGACACACCGGAACCTGAACTCGGTAGTATCGATCGACGAGACGATGGATCACCACTAGGAACATTGCGCGAATGGCATGCAGTCGATTTAGTGATGGCTAAAGCCCCGCGCAGTGACAGAGATGATTTGGCAAGAGCATTACGCATAGCTTGTGCCGAACAAAATCGTTTCGGTATTACTTGGATGCAAGACGCATGGGTTGATGAGGGTATGCATACCCCTTATGTAGATTTACTCCAACAAGGCGCTCTCAATGTCAGATCGAATCTGGCACAACGCGCTGATCCACACTACTGGAAGGAACAAAGCGCTGGTTTCTTGAAAGTGCGTCAAGAAATCAGCGAAGTAGCTCAGACAATGCATGCCGAAGATATGTTGAGCGCACGCACTATCAAATATTTTGCGGATGGTGTGATTGAGTCTGGAACAGGCGCAATGTTGGATCCCTACGACAATAGTGACAGCACAGGCATGGAAGTTTGGAAAAGGGAAGAACTACTTCAGGCGGTCGCTCACTTCGATGCACTGGGATTTCAAACACATATCCATGCAATTGGCGATCGTGCTGTGCGCAATGCTCTAGATGCTATTGCATATGCGATTCAAACTAATCCACGATGGGACAGACGACCCGTTATCACTCATTGTCAGCTTATTCAACCTATAGATATTCCTCGCTTTGCCGCTCTGGGAATCACTGCCAACGTAGAAGCATACTGGGCTCAAATGGACCCTCTGATGGTCGAGCTGACTGCTCCACGACTTGCAGCAAGGAGCGATTTGCAATACCCCTTCGCTTCATTGAAATCTTCTGGAACACGCCTTGCGCATGGTAGTGATTGGCCAGTTTCGAGCAATAATCCATTGCTCGCAATTGCCACCGCAGTGACTCGCCAAACTGCTTCTGGGCATCCCGAAGGCGGCTGGATTCCTGCTGAACGTCTTAAGGTGAGGTCAGCAATGGCCATGGCTACCGAAGGTTCTGCGTATCAGGCTTGGACTGATACCTTCCGTGGCAGTCTTGATGTCGGTAAACATGCTGACTTTGCTGTGCTCGATGCAGATCCGGACAGCATCGGTGTGCACCGATTAGGAAATATTACCGTGTTGCAAACTTGGCTAAAAGGCACCAGAGTGTATTAA
- the xerD gene encoding site-specific tyrosine recombinase XerD, producing the protein MSDTNYYQELLEQFLAYTGVERGLSKATVSAYSSDLHKYIAYIEQRGINDIADVTSDDVESFITTLASESSRSRARRLASIHEFHRFALKQHVVTVDVSERVKAPKSGQQLPDVLTIDEVSALLDAAQCGGASDPVVLRDKALLEFMYATGARVSEVVGMDIADIDLESCVVKLTGKGSKQRLVPFGSYALEAMQHYLNVGRPALQRKSTRVVERSAVMLNKRGKRLSRQSVWEIVQLAGHRAGITRPLHPHTLRHSFATHLIQGGADVRTVQELLGHSSVTTTQIYTHVSPDNLIEAYTLAHPRAH; encoded by the coding sequence ATGAGCGATACCAATTATTATCAGGAATTACTTGAGCAGTTCCTCGCTTATACCGGTGTGGAACGTGGCCTGTCGAAGGCTACAGTAAGCGCTTACTCTTCTGACTTGCATAAATACATCGCATATATAGAGCAGCGAGGCATCAACGATATAGCAGATGTTACTAGTGATGACGTGGAATCATTTATTACCACTTTAGCTTCGGAAAGTAGCAGAAGTAGAGCGCGACGTCTTGCCTCAATTCACGAGTTTCATCGTTTTGCACTCAAACAACATGTGGTGACCGTGGACGTATCAGAGAGGGTGAAAGCACCTAAATCAGGCCAGCAGCTTCCTGATGTGCTCACCATTGATGAAGTCAGTGCATTGCTTGATGCTGCACAGTGTGGAGGGGCGAGCGATCCAGTTGTGTTGAGAGATAAGGCTCTACTGGAATTTATGTACGCGACAGGCGCACGCGTATCTGAGGTTGTAGGCATGGATATTGCTGATATTGATTTGGAATCCTGCGTAGTGAAATTGACAGGAAAAGGTTCAAAACAACGCCTGGTACCTTTTGGATCTTATGCGTTGGAGGCGATGCAGCATTACCTCAATGTAGGTAGACCGGCTTTACAACGTAAATCGACAAGAGTTGTCGAACGGTCGGCAGTCATGCTTAATAAACGTGGTAAACGTCTGTCACGCCAGTCAGTCTGGGAAATAGTTCAACTCGCTGGTCACAGAGCAGGCATCACCCGTCCTCTTCATCCCCACACACTTAGACACTCTTTTGCTACGCATCTGATTCAGGGAGGCGCTGATGTTCGCACGGTTCAGGAGCTTCTGGGGCACTCTTCGGTAACCACTACGCAGATTTACACTCATGTGAGTCCCGATAACCTCATCGAGGCATATACTCTAGCTCATCCTCGCGCGCACTGA
- the rplT gene encoding 50S ribosomal protein L20 — translation MARVKRAVNAHKKRRTVLERASGYRGQRSRLYRKAKEQLLHSYNYSFRDRKARKGDFRKLWIQRINAAVRAEGITYNRFIQGLRLADIDLDRRALAELAVSDPETFSAIVAEAKKALPEDVNAPVAA, via the coding sequence ATGGCACGTGTTAAGCGCGCAGTGAACGCTCATAAGAAGCGTCGCACCGTACTCGAAAGGGCTTCCGGCTACCGTGGGCAGCGTTCACGTCTGTACCGCAAGGCCAAGGAGCAACTGCTCCACTCATATAATTACAGCTTCCGTGACCGTAAGGCACGTAAGGGTGATTTCCGTAAACTGTGGATCCAGCGCATTAATGCAGCTGTCCGCGCTGAGGGAATAACGTACAACCGCTTCATCCAGGGCTTGCGTCTCGCTGACATCGATCTCGATCGTCGCGCGCTTGCTGAACTGGCTGTAAGTGATCCTGAGACTTTCAGCGCTATTGTCGCTGAAGCCAAGAAGGCATTGCCCGAAGATGTTAATGCACCAGTTGCTGCCTGA
- the rpmI gene encoding 50S ribosomal protein L35 gives MPKMKSNSAASKRVRVTGTGKLMQVGSAMRHNLEHKSARKRRALAADQVLAPSQSKKMKKLLNH, from the coding sequence ATGCCGAAGATGAAAAGTAATTCCGCCGCGTCCAAGCGCGTGCGTGTCACCGGCACGGGCAAGCTGATGCAGGTAGGAAGCGCAATGCGCCACAACCTTGAGCATAAGTCTGCGCGTAAGCGTCGTGCGCTGGCTGCAGATCAGGTGCTCGCACCAAGCCAGTCCAAGAAAATGAAGAAGCTGCTCAACCACTGA